In Pectinophora gossypiella chromosome 17, ilPecGoss1.1, whole genome shotgun sequence, one DNA window encodes the following:
- the LOC126374223 gene encoding cuticle protein 7-like has product MNSHLVVSCLLAIAAVTSANPPSLGLVPITTIDRIPNPSYAFNYAVNDPHTGDNKAQWESRHGDVVKGAYSLVEPDGNIRLVEYTADPVTGFNAVVKRTGPNIHSVGLPVAAPVVAHAPVVAPVVHAPVAPIAPIAPLHTEIITPVIDAPLLAPQIIHPLPALDLVPYHLPPLSPWVHLSGASYGHKGNIVRRWAAGPISLAGKTLTIKTKH; this is encoded by the exons ATGAACTCCCATCTGGTG GTATCATGCCTTTTGGCTATCGCGGCTGTCACGTCAGCCAACCCGCCCTCATTGGGACTCGTGCCCATTACCACCATCGATAGAATC CCGAACCCGAGCTACGCATTCAACTACGCGGTAAACGACCCTCACACGGGCGACAACAAGGCGCAGTGGGAGTCGCGGCACGGAGACGTGGTCAAGGGGGCATACTCGCTGGTGGAGCCCGACGGCAACATCCGCCTTGTCGAGTACACTGCCGACCCTGTGACCGGCTTCAACGCCGTGGTTAAGAGGACCGGACCCAACATTCATTCAGTTGGCCTCCCAGTCGCCGCGCCTGTCGTCGCGCACGCCCCCGTCGTCGCGCCTGTCGTTCATGCCCCGGTCGCCCCCATCGCACCAATTGCCCCTCTCCACACCGAAATCATCACCCCCGTGATCGACGCCCCGCTACTAGCCCCGCAGATCATCCACCCCCTGCCCGCATTGGACCTCGTACCGTACCACTTGCCGCCCCTATCCCCATGGGTTCACTTGTCTGGAGCCTCGTACGGCCACAAGGGCAATATCGTCCGCCGATGGGCCGCTGGACCCATCTCCCTAGCCGGCAAAACGCTCACTATTAAAACTAAACACTAA
- the LOC126374191 gene encoding uncharacterized protein LOC126374191, translated as MFTILFRVRFCIIYNLAKKSIIGCKKYIIRYLLHIIHIFKMSEDKAKLKALVAERGYIKGTLSRLNNFCHDADAMAATSREALREKRLRISEAFQEYMQLNKAILVLADEDAENYGEYEDKYYESVGLLDKACSGSQTEAKPNGGENSNPGTFKNLPKINLPNFNGEKVVEYYPFINMFRSVIHTDKKLSSCEKLYYLRSYLSGEALELIRNLPLTDDNYVTAVKLLEKRYDNTPKIINYHVDSLLDLPAFTKCTAHNLRSLISTVNVNMEALKNLKQPVEHWDILLINILAKKIDTYTYRGFHLERNAREVPTLSEFLDYLEKRALALENTSEEKQPSFTAKSTRAPKVSGVAAAEKPQPACLAA; from the exons ATGTTTACGATTTTATTTCGGGTtcgattttgtataatttataatttggcaAAGAAAAGCATAATtggttgtaaaaaatatataataagatacCTTTTACATATAATACAT ATTTTCAAAATGAGTGAAGATAAGGCAAAGTTAAAAGCTCTCGTCGCCGAGCGGGGATATATCAAGGGGACTTTGTCACGGCTAAACAACTTTTGCCACGATGCTGATGCAATGGCGGCTACCTCGCGTGAGGCCTTACGTGAAAAACGTCTTCGCATATCGGAGGCTTttcaagaatatatgcagttaAACAAGGCGATTTTAGTGCTGGCCGACGAGGACGCTGAAAATTACGGCGAATATGAGGACAAATATTACGAGTCTGTTGGGCTGCTTGATAAGGCCTGCTCGGGTTCACAAACCGAGGCCAAACCGAATGGCGGTGAGAATTCTAACCCAGGTACGTTTAAAAACCTTCCAAAAATTAATTTACCCAATTTTAATGGGGAGAAAGTGGTAGAATATTATCCTTTCATTAACATGTTTCGTTCTGTGATTCACACAGACAAAAAATTAAGTTCATGCGAAAAACTTTATTACTTACGCTCTTATTTGAGTGGGGAAGCCTTAGAGCTTATAAGAAATTTACCTTTAACCGACGATAATTACGTCACAGCTGTCAAACTCTTAGAAAAGAGGTATGACAATACccctaaaattattaattatcatgTGGACAGCTTACTGGATTTGCCTGCTTTTACTAAATGCACTGCACACAACCTGCGTTCCCTCATTAGCACTGTTAATGTTAACATGGAAgccttaaaaaacttaaaacagcCAGTGGAGCATTGGGATATACTTCTCATTAACATATTAGCTAAAAAGATTGACACCTATACTTACCGGGGTTTCCACCTTGAGAGAAATGCTAGAGAAGTTCCCACACTATCTGAATTTCTTGATTATTTAGAGAAGCGTGCATTGGCACTGGAAAACACCTCTGAGGAGAAGCAGCCATCATTTACTGCTAAGTCTACGCGAGCTCCTAAAGTCAGTGGGGTAGCGGCAGCAGAGAAGCCTCAGCCAGCAT GTCTTGCAGCGTGA
- the LOC126374221 gene encoding larval cuticle protein A3A-like produces MNRLFMITCSLAIAVVGASGGIVPVPAITTVDHHPRYAYNYAVNDPISHDKKGQWEIRDGGVVKGSYSLVEPDGSVRVVDYYADDHTGFNAVVKKVGPTVHSVSPVPLVAPVLPAVAPIAKLPLIKPTSHVGLYGFGPAPLPLSVTKPASLGHWSLPWDPLTHSFGGWVPLGNPLLGHGLGGPYATIITRKYHKGHLIGTKVTGPLPIRSIIVRKKH; encoded by the exons ATGAATCGACTTTTCatg ATAACGTGTTCCCTAGCGATAGCGGTGGTTGGTGCCTCAGGCGGGATTGTGCCAGTGCCCGCGATCACAACTGTA GACCACCACCCGCGCTACGCGTACAACTACGCGGTGAACGACCCGATATCCCACGACAAGAAGGGCCAGTGGGAGATCCGCGACGGCGGCGTCGTCAAGGGCTCCTACTCGCTGGTGGAGCCCGACGGCAGCGTGCGTGTCGTCGACTACTACGCCGACGACCATACAGGATTCAACGCCGTGGTGAAGAAAGTAGGACCAACCGTACACTCCGTCAGCCCAGTGCCATTAGTTGCGCCAGTCTTGCCCGCTGTAGCGCCCATAGCGAAGCTGCCCCTCATCAAACCAACCTCCCATGTCGGCTTGTACGGATTCGGTCCCGCGCCTTTACCCCTCTCTGTCACTAAACCCGCGTCCCTCGGCCACTGGAGTCTCCCGTGGGACCCGCTAACACACTCCTTCGGCGGCTGGGTCCCCCTCGGTAACCCGCTCCTAGGCCACGGACTTGGGGGCCCCTACGCAACCATAATCACCAGAAAGTACCACAAAGGTCACCTCATCGGAACCAAAGTCACCGGGCCGCTTCCAATCCGCTCTATTATAGTCAGGAAAAAACATTAA
- the LOC126374196 gene encoding collagen alpha-2(I) chain-like — protein sequence MKLLAISCLLAVAVSTKADGGLGLGGLVYAPGHASADYYAYPAYAFEYSVKDPHTGDNKAQWEKRDGDVVKGAYSLVEPDGSIRVVEYYADDKTGFNAVVKRLGPNLHPTGPAPIYKAALPVIGSSIGHIAPINVGSVAKLGGLAAAPLITGPIAGPIYDGGHGGSIGPIGHGGPIGPIGHGGPIGPIGHGGPIGPIGLGGHGAGLSTASLYRAPLVKAIAPAPILSDHLIRPAPILSGPIINKAPLLEPLPIGPIYKSGPILSAPLNDHYSPIIKSAPILDLPLGGWGHGIAKGPIAAPLDLGLGLERGPLLSGWGGYGGLGLKH from the exons ATGAAGTTGCTTGCG ATATCTTGCCTCCTGGCTGTGGCGGTGTCGACCAAGGCCGACGGAGGGCTGGGCTTGGGCGGCCTAGTTTACGCCCCGGGGCACGCCTCTGCCGATTACTAC GCGTACCCGGCGTACGCATTCGAATACTCCGTGAAGGACCCCCACACCGGAGACAACAAGGCGCAATGGGAGAAACGTGACGGAGACGTCGTCAAAG GAGCATATTCCCTGGTGGAGCCTGACGGCAGCATTCGCGTAGTGGAGTACTATGCGGACGACAAGACCGGCTTCAACGCCGTGGTGAAGCGGCTCGGCCCCAACCTGCACCCCACCGGACCCGCGCCCATCTACAAGGCGGCCCTGCCTGTCATCGGCTCCTCTATCGGACACATCGCGCCTATCAACGTAGGATCAGTCGCCAAACTCGGCGGCTTAGCTGCTGCTCCACTCATCACTGGACCCATCGCCGGCCCCATCTACGACGGCGGCCACGGCGGTTCCATTGGCCCCATCGGTCACGGCGGTCCCATTGGCCCCATCGGTCACGGCGGTCCCATTGGCCCCATTGGTCATGGCGGTCCCATTGGCCCCATCGGTCTCGGCGGTCACGGTGCAGGTCTCTCCACCGCATCACTCTACAGAGCCCCTCTCGTCAAGGCCATCGCCCCTGCACCGATCTTATCCGACCACCTCATCAGACCCGCCCCTATTCTATCCGGCCCTATCATCAACAAGGCTCCACTTCTTGAGCCACTACCCATAGGACCGATCTACAAATCCGGACCAATCCTATCGGCTCCCTTGAACGACCATTATTCACCTATCATTAAATCTGCCCCGATTTTGGACCTTCCTCTCGGAGGATGGGGTCATGGAATCGCCAAGGGACCTATTGCAGCGCCCCTAGACCTGGGCCTAGGGCTGGAGCGAGGACCTTTGCTATCTGGTTGGGGAGGCTACGGAGGCCTCGGCCTTAAACACTGA